A region of Hydrogenimonas cancrithermarum DNA encodes the following proteins:
- a CDS encoding efflux RND transporter periplasmic adaptor subunit produces MKKISLFIVFTFVLQASDIVIEKATMQSFGKQLRVNAKIVQLSNQRQQIVSRLGGHLETYYVEPGQTVKRGGKIAKIQSLELSKMTADYLALGKKIEAVRERLASTKKLYEKGLASKQDLNREQIALAGVEADRNALASQLRSLGIDPGRLKSATDTLIIHAHADGLVSRLLVPLHTNVSAETPIVSLVQKSGYYAVAYIGVKEALKMPEKVEGRLYIGDESFSCRYLYLMPKVDEETQRAQMLFWIESSDKPLLLNAFAEMDIDLPPYEKRVAVKRSALTMFEGEWVVFVPKAGEGHEKHEHEGHEEHDEHGEEDEEHHHEEVPFETRVVEIIASFGDFAAVKGIEPGVAYVADGVYFVKSMMLKSELGGHGH; encoded by the coding sequence ATGAAAAAAATATCACTTTTTATAGTTTTTACATTTGTTCTGCAGGCTTCCGACATCGTCATCGAAAAGGCGACGATGCAGAGCTTCGGCAAACAGCTGCGCGTCAACGCCAAGATCGTGCAACTCTCCAACCAGCGCCAGCAGATCGTTTCGCGTCTTGGCGGGCATCTGGAAACCTATTATGTCGAACCTGGACAAACGGTTAAAAGAGGGGGCAAAATCGCCAAGATCCAATCGCTCGAGCTTTCCAAAATGACGGCCGACTATCTTGCACTCGGCAAGAAGATCGAAGCAGTCCGGGAACGTCTTGCATCGACGAAAAAGCTCTATGAAAAAGGTTTGGCTTCCAAGCAGGATCTCAACCGGGAACAGATCGCGCTGGCAGGTGTGGAAGCCGATCGCAACGCACTCGCTTCACAGCTTCGATCGCTCGGGATCGACCCGGGGCGACTGAAAAGCGCAACCGATACGCTGATCATCCATGCCCATGCCGACGGTCTGGTGAGCCGCCTGCTGGTACCGCTGCACACCAATGTGAGCGCCGAAACGCCGATCGTCTCGCTGGTCCAGAAGAGCGGTTACTACGCCGTCGCCTATATCGGTGTCAAGGAGGCACTGAAGATGCCCGAAAAGGTCGAAGGGAGACTCTATATCGGTGACGAAAGCTTCAGTTGCCGCTACCTCTATCTCATGCCCAAAGTCGATGAAGAGACACAGCGCGCACAGATGCTTTTCTGGATCGAAAGCAGCGACAAGCCGCTGCTGCTGAATGCCTTCGCCGAAATGGATATCGATCTGCCGCCGTACGAAAAACGTGTCGCCGTGAAGCGGTCGGCACTGACGATGTTCGAAGGGGAGTGGGTCGTTTTCGTACCCAAAGCCGGAGAGGGGCATGAAAAGCATGAACATGAGGGGCATGAGGAACACGACGAACATGGCGAAGAGGATGAAGAGCATCACCATGAAGAGGTCCCTTTCGAAACACGTGTCGTCGAAATCATCGCGTCTTTTGGTGATTTCGCCGCGGTCAAAGGTATCGAGCCAGGCGTTGCCTACGTCGCTGATGGGGTTTACTTCGTCAAGTCGATGATGCTCAAGTCCGAACTCGGCGGGCATGGGCATTGA
- a CDS encoding efflux RND transporter permease subunit has protein sequence MKQFFQLLIRYKFLVIALFVAIAGFGYKAYQDIPVDAFPDITPKQVMIYTESPGNSAQDIEKLITFPVESAMAGLPGVKMILSNSIFGLSYVSIFFEDDYDTYFLRQLVTERLNTVDIPEGWGKPAMGPNTTGLGQVFWYQLEDKSGKQSLTQLRELQEYVVAPMLKAVDGVEEVIGWGGFTKQYEVLIDPKRLQAVDVTYDEIVEALQKANRSAGGQYLEMNREQYLIRGSGFYQSLDDIENTVVRAKEARAVTIGDIAEVVEGKAPRFGAVTIDGKEAMFGMVLQRNGTNAARVVERLKEKLPLVNAALPEGVEIATVYDRTEITDKAVGTMTSALASGAILVAIVLFLFLFELRSAFIVILSLPLSLLIAFLLMKQYGISANLMSLSGLAIAIGMIVDGTIVVVENAFRLLHDKPEASKIDIIAEATAGVAKPVIFALLIIAAVFIPLLSLTGLAGKLYAPMAIDIVFVMLGSLAVAMLLVPVLSYLLLKPARHGISPLMRAIKAVYTPALEFSLRHAKTVTIAAFVLFGAAAYLLSQQGREFMPELNEESIMYRVIAIPGTALSQSVTTAKAIETYIKQSYSSQVESVLSMIGRSEKGETAQANYMEVLLTLKPGIENLPELANRMTHDLQERFGYVQFVPTQPIAMRIEELLEGIKAELAVKIFGEDQKVMDAIAAQIQRALGGVEGLERTEVETQLGQAQITIRPDFLALSRFGIGVDEVMRVIRHGIGEEPVTEKIEGVRRFGIVPKIKGAKTDIEALGAVMLRNRSGKMVRLDEVCDISVVQGPSFIKREDLSRYMVISMEVENRDIASFVKEADETIRQNVTIPKGYYIRWAGDFKNMEEATKKLMVIIPITIAIIVLLLYTAFNSIKKSLLILLGVPLGLIGGIAALVMSGEYLSVSAIVGFIAIFAIAILNGIVLVSFIDELRERFPDVGLETLLKDAASLRLRPVLMTAFTTLFGILPLLYASGVGSEIQYPLAVVVTGGIVSSTLLTLLVLPALYLLFYDENGDRSVRG, from the coding sequence ATGAAACAGTTTTTTCAACTTTTAATACGTTACAAATTTCTCGTCATCGCCCTTTTTGTCGCGATTGCAGGGTTCGGGTACAAGGCGTATCAGGATATACCGGTTGACGCCTTTCCCGACATTACTCCCAAACAGGTAATGATCTATACCGAAAGCCCGGGCAACTCGGCTCAGGATATCGAGAAACTCATCACCTTTCCCGTAGAGTCGGCGATGGCGGGGCTGCCGGGAGTCAAGATGATCCTGAGCAACTCCATCTTCGGACTCTCTTATGTCTCGATCTTTTTCGAAGACGACTACGACACCTATTTTCTGCGCCAGCTGGTGACCGAGCGGCTGAACACCGTCGACATTCCCGAAGGATGGGGAAAACCGGCCATGGGGCCCAACACGACGGGACTGGGGCAGGTGTTTTGGTATCAGCTGGAAGACAAAAGCGGTAAACAGAGCCTCACACAGCTTAGAGAGCTGCAGGAATATGTCGTCGCGCCGATGCTCAAAGCGGTCGACGGCGTCGAAGAAGTGATCGGTTGGGGCGGATTTACGAAGCAATACGAAGTGCTGATCGACCCCAAACGATTGCAGGCGGTGGATGTGACCTACGACGAGATCGTCGAAGCGCTGCAAAAAGCCAACCGGAGTGCCGGCGGGCAGTATCTGGAGATGAACCGAGAGCAGTACCTGATCCGCGGCAGCGGTTTCTACCAGAGCCTCGACGATATCGAAAACACGGTCGTACGGGCCAAAGAGGCCCGAGCCGTCACGATCGGCGATATCGCCGAAGTCGTCGAAGGCAAAGCCCCCCGTTTCGGTGCCGTGACGATCGACGGCAAAGAGGCGATGTTCGGGATGGTTCTGCAAAGAAATGGCACCAATGCCGCCCGAGTGGTCGAACGCCTTAAAGAAAAACTTCCGCTCGTCAATGCCGCCCTGCCCGAAGGAGTGGAGATCGCTACGGTTTACGATCGTACCGAAATCACCGACAAAGCGGTGGGTACGATGACAAGTGCGCTGGCAAGCGGGGCGATTCTCGTGGCGATTGTGCTCTTTTTGTTTCTTTTCGAGCTGCGCAGCGCCTTTATCGTCATCCTCTCGCTGCCGCTTTCACTGCTCATCGCTTTTTTGCTGATGAAACAGTACGGCATCAGTGCCAACCTGATGAGCCTAAGCGGCCTTGCCATCGCGATCGGGATGATCGTCGACGGTACGATCGTCGTCGTCGAAAATGCCTTTCGGCTGCTGCACGACAAGCCGGAAGCGAGCAAGATCGACATCATCGCCGAAGCGACGGCCGGCGTGGCCAAGCCGGTCATCTTCGCGCTGCTCATCATCGCCGCCGTCTTCATTCCGCTGCTGAGCCTCACGGGTCTTGCCGGCAAACTCTACGCGCCGATGGCGATTGACATCGTCTTCGTGATGCTGGGGTCTCTGGCCGTAGCGATGCTGCTGGTGCCGGTGCTGAGCTACCTGCTGCTCAAACCCGCCAGACACGGTATCAGCCCCCTGATGCGAGCGATCAAAGCGGTCTATACGCCGGCGCTCGAGTTTTCGCTTCGCCATGCCAAAACGGTGACGATCGCCGCTTTCGTGCTTTTCGGAGCCGCGGCCTATCTGCTGAGTCAGCAGGGGCGTGAATTCATGCCGGAACTGAACGAGGAGTCGATCATGTACCGCGTCATCGCCATTCCCGGTACGGCGCTTTCACAGAGTGTCACAACGGCCAAGGCGATCGAAACCTACATCAAACAGAGCTACTCTTCTCAGGTCGAGAGTGTACTGAGCATGATCGGCCGGAGTGAAAAGGGGGAGACGGCGCAGGCCAACTATATGGAGGTACTGCTGACGCTGAAACCGGGCATCGAAAACCTGCCGGAACTGGCCAATCGGATGACACACGATCTGCAGGAAAGGTTTGGCTATGTGCAGTTCGTCCCGACCCAGCCGATCGCGATGCGGATCGAAGAGCTGCTTGAAGGGATCAAGGCGGAACTTGCCGTGAAGATTTTCGGCGAAGACCAGAAGGTGATGGATGCCATTGCCGCCCAGATTCAGCGTGCACTCGGCGGCGTCGAAGGGCTCGAGCGCACCGAAGTCGAAACGCAGTTGGGGCAGGCACAGATCACGATCCGCCCCGATTTCCTGGCACTCTCGAGGTTTGGCATCGGTGTGGACGAAGTGATGCGCGTGATTCGCCACGGCATCGGCGAGGAGCCTGTGACCGAAAAGATCGAAGGGGTGCGGCGATTCGGCATCGTGCCGAAAATCAAAGGTGCCAAAACCGACATCGAAGCACTGGGAGCGGTGATGTTGCGCAACCGAAGCGGCAAGATGGTGCGGTTGGATGAGGTGTGCGACATCTCCGTCGTACAGGGCCCGTCGTTCATTAAGCGCGAGGATCTGAGCCGCTATATGGTCATTTCGATGGAGGTCGAAAACCGCGACATCGCCTCGTTCGTCAAGGAAGCCGACGAAACCATCCGGCAAAACGTCACGATCCCCAAAGGGTACTACATCCGCTGGGCGGGCGATTTCAAAAACATGGAGGAGGCGACGAAAAAGCTGATGGTCATCATCCCGATCACGATCGCCATCATCGTCCTGCTGCTCTATACGGCGTTCAATTCGATCAAGAAATCGCTTCTGATTCTGCTGGGCGTGCCGCTGGGGCTCATCGGCGGCATCGCGGCGCTGGTGATGAGCGGCGAATACCTCAGCGTCTCGGCCATCGTCGGGTTCATCGCGATCTTCGCCATCGCGATCCTCAACGGCATCGTGCTGGTCAGTTTCATCGACGAACTGCGCGAAAGATTTCCCGACGTGGGGCTTGAGACACTGCTCAAAGACGCCGCATCGCTTCGCTTGCGCCCGGTGCTGATGACCGCCTTTACGACGCTGTTCGGCATTCTGCCGCTGCTCTACGCATCGGGGGTGGGCAGCGAGATCCAGTACCCGCTGGCGGTCGTCGTCACCGGCGGTATCGTCAGTTCGACACTGCTGACGCTGTTGGTGCTGCCGGCGCTCTACCTCCTTTTCTACGATGAAAATGGCGATCGGAGTGTGCGTGGATGA
- a CDS encoding sensor domain-containing protein yields the protein MDVSAERGNGSAKLFENGPLLLYSFDISDPDSPKAVYGTPNVHRHLGYRPEEIVEGKVTLRQILHPEDHEILLERIRMLEERRDIDSLSHDYRVIKKNGELCYMRAYTSVERDETGKARFYHGYLTNIHEEEIYKKQLENVIEGSRLGYWIWNLKSDFHEVNDFWLAMLGLTRSDIRNSIEDWRERVHPEDLSHILPLVERSIEEETLFTAEFRMRHSDGSWIWVQSSGGVVERSPEDGKPLLMSGTHQEIGHRKRAEERISHMAFHDTLTNLPNRTLLFDRIEQAVRHAGRHGKVGALLFIDLDNFKHINDTLGHKTGDRLLKRIAGRLRKCVRSEDTVARFGGDEFVVLLTDLDPGRADEFALFVAGKIVEKVSRPIKVKNFSLHTNASVGITIFPYSDNLSKSDPAEIVKRADAAMYHAKNEGKGTIRFFDRLLDEKAQRRMALDSGMRKALETGGFELHYQPIVEIDSGEVTGLEALIRWKSNGESQRPADFIPVAEENSLIVEISEFVLESVCRDLENGAILRAFPKLESVCVNLSINLFRLAEFEERVVRLMRKRSVDPSWFTFELTEKVFIRDFRNISEKIDALRRRGIRFAIDDFGTGFASLTSLKRLPVDYIKIDKSFIRRVDEERDNAKIMETIVNLSDHFGFQVVAEGVETEGEFGFLKKISCRYAQGYFISEPGSIETFFNDGSKGGTDGALQQ from the coding sequence ATGGATGTGTCGGCCGAAAGGGGGAACGGGAGTGCGAAACTTTTCGAGAACGGTCCTCTTCTGCTCTACAGCTTCGATATCAGCGATCCGGACTCCCCGAAGGCGGTATACGGCACGCCGAACGTCCATAGACATCTCGGTTACAGGCCCGAGGAGATCGTCGAAGGGAAAGTGACCCTTCGGCAGATACTCCATCCCGAAGACCACGAGATACTGCTCGAACGCATCCGCATGCTCGAGGAGAGGAGAGATATCGATTCTCTTTCACACGACTACAGGGTCATCAAAAAAAATGGGGAACTCTGCTACATGCGGGCCTATACCTCCGTGGAGCGGGACGAAACGGGGAAGGCGCGCTTCTATCACGGCTACCTGACCAACATACACGAAGAGGAGATCTACAAAAAACAGCTGGAAAACGTTATCGAAGGTTCCCGTCTCGGCTATTGGATATGGAATCTGAAGAGTGATTTCCACGAAGTGAACGATTTTTGGCTCGCAATGCTGGGCCTGACCCGCAGTGATATCCGAAACAGTATCGAGGATTGGAGAGAGCGGGTTCACCCGGAGGATCTGAGCCATATTCTGCCTCTGGTGGAGAGGTCGATAGAGGAGGAGACACTCTTCACGGCGGAGTTCAGGATGCGCCACAGTGACGGCTCCTGGATATGGGTCCAATCTTCGGGAGGGGTGGTGGAACGCTCTCCCGAAGACGGAAAACCCCTGTTGATGAGCGGAACGCACCAGGAGATCGGGCATCGCAAGCGGGCGGAGGAGAGGATCAGCCACATGGCGTTTCACGACACGTTGACGAATCTACCCAACCGTACACTTCTTTTCGACAGGATCGAACAGGCGGTACGCCATGCCGGGCGACACGGAAAAGTCGGCGCGCTTCTCTTTATCGATCTAGACAATTTCAAGCACATCAACGATACGCTCGGGCACAAAACGGGTGACAGGCTTCTGAAGCGAATCGCCGGTAGGCTCAGGAAATGCGTACGCTCCGAAGATACGGTGGCGAGATTCGGCGGTGACGAGTTCGTGGTGCTTTTGACCGATCTCGACCCCGGCCGTGCGGACGAATTCGCGCTCTTCGTGGCGGGAAAGATCGTCGAAAAGGTGTCGCGCCCCATCAAAGTCAAAAACTTTTCTCTCCATACCAATGCGAGTGTCGGCATCACGATCTTTCCCTATTCCGACAACCTTTCAAAAAGCGATCCCGCCGAAATCGTGAAACGGGCGGATGCGGCGATGTACCATGCGAAAAACGAAGGGAAAGGGACGATCCGTTTTTTCGATCGACTGCTCGACGAGAAGGCGCAGCGCAGGATGGCGCTTGACAGCGGCATGCGGAAGGCACTTGAAACGGGAGGATTCGAGCTCCATTACCAGCCGATCGTCGAGATCGACTCCGGCGAGGTGACGGGCCTCGAAGCACTGATTCGATGGAAATCGAACGGAGAGAGCCAGCGTCCAGCCGATTTCATTCCGGTCGCGGAAGAGAATTCTCTGATAGTCGAAATCAGCGAGTTCGTACTCGAGAGTGTCTGCCGCGATCTCGAAAACGGAGCCATTCTCCGCGCTTTCCCCAAACTCGAAAGTGTCTGCGTCAATCTCAGCATCAACCTCTTCAGGCTGGCGGAGTTCGAAGAGCGTGTGGTCCGCCTGATGCGAAAGCGGTCGGTCGACCCATCCTGGTTCACTTTCGAACTGACCGAGAAGGTTTTTATCCGGGATTTTCGGAACATCTCCGAAAAGATAGACGCCCTCAGGCGTCGGGGCATCAGGTTCGCCATCGACGATTTCGGAACGGGCTTCGCATCTCTGACATCTTTGAAGAGGCTCCCGGTCGATTACATCAAAATCGACAAATCCTTCATCCGCCGGGTCGATGAAGAGAGAGACAACGCCAAGATCATGGAAACGATCGTGAATCTCTCCGACCATTTTGGATTTCAGGTGGTCGCCGAAGGGGTCGAAACGGAAGGGGAATTCGGGTTTTTGAAAAAGATCTCCTGTCGATACGCGCAGGGCTACTTCATTTCGGAACCGGGATCGATCGAAACTTTTTTCAACGATGGATCGAAAGGGGGAACCGATGGCGCTCTCCAACAGTGA
- the polX gene encoding DNA polymerase/3'-5' exonuclease PolX codes for MDRKGEPMALSNSEIADIFNQMADMLEIKGENPFKVRAYRNAARTVQNLGKSLDSLMEEGMELTKLPGIGHDLAESIAEIIETGKFSKLEALKKEMPEGLDKLLSIEGLGPKRIRQLYDTFHITSLEELAKVAESGEIYTLKGFGPKLVEKILKGVRLAKKAGHRFRFDVAKPFAEELRSYLENFEGVIDVEVAGSYRRKKETVGDLDILVVAENWERVVDWFVAFEKIKEVVSKGPTRSTVILRNDLQVDLRSVAKESYGSALHYFTGSKAHNIKIRKMAIEKGWKINEYGVFQGERRIGGETEEQIYRMLGLRYIEPELREDRGEVEASLEGRLPKLVTLEEVRGDLHVHSNWTDGHASIREMAEAAKAKGYDYIAITDHSRHLTVAKGLDEKRLREQMEAIDKLNETLDGITVLKGIECDILEDGSLDLPDSVLNELDIVLGAVHYKFNLSKKEQTRRIVKAMQHPCFNVLAHPTGRIIGHRNAYELDMGEIFKACKNEQVALEINAQPERLDLNDIYAKVAKEEGIKLSVATDAHDPMSLDFMEYGINQARRGWLEKEEILNTRTLKQLKALLKKG; via the coding sequence ATGGATCGAAAGGGGGAACCGATGGCGCTCTCCAACAGTGAAATCGCCGATATTTTCAACCAGATGGCCGACATGCTGGAGATCAAAGGAGAGAATCCTTTCAAGGTACGGGCCTATCGAAACGCCGCCAGAACGGTGCAGAATCTCGGCAAGAGTCTCGACAGCCTGATGGAGGAGGGGATGGAGCTGACCAAGCTCCCGGGCATCGGGCACGACTTGGCCGAATCGATCGCCGAGATCATAGAGACTGGGAAATTCTCCAAACTCGAAGCGCTGAAAAAGGAGATGCCCGAAGGCCTGGACAAACTGCTTTCCATCGAGGGGTTGGGCCCCAAACGGATACGGCAGCTCTACGACACGTTCCATATCACCTCCCTCGAAGAGTTGGCCAAAGTGGCCGAAAGCGGCGAAATATACACTCTCAAAGGGTTCGGCCCCAAACTGGTCGAAAAGATTCTAAAAGGGGTGCGGCTGGCCAAGAAGGCGGGACACCGTTTCCGCTTCGATGTCGCCAAACCTTTCGCCGAAGAGCTGCGCAGTTACCTCGAAAATTTCGAAGGGGTGATCGACGTGGAGGTGGCAGGGAGTTATCGGCGGAAAAAGGAGACGGTGGGGGATCTGGACATTCTGGTCGTCGCGGAGAATTGGGAGAGGGTGGTCGACTGGTTCGTCGCATTCGAAAAGATCAAGGAGGTAGTTTCAAAAGGTCCGACCCGCTCCACCGTCATTTTGCGCAACGATCTGCAGGTCGATCTGAGAAGCGTGGCCAAAGAGAGTTACGGTTCCGCACTCCACTACTTCACCGGCTCCAAAGCCCACAACATCAAAATCCGGAAAATGGCGATCGAAAAGGGGTGGAAGATCAACGAATACGGCGTCTTCCAGGGTGAGCGTCGTATCGGAGGCGAAACGGAGGAGCAGATTTACCGGATGCTGGGGCTTCGCTATATCGAACCGGAACTGCGGGAGGACCGTGGGGAGGTCGAAGCCTCCCTCGAGGGTCGTCTTCCGAAGCTGGTCACGCTCGAAGAGGTCCGGGGCGATCTGCATGTGCATTCGAACTGGACCGACGGCCACGCCTCCATACGGGAGATGGCCGAAGCGGCGAAAGCGAAGGGGTATGACTACATCGCCATCACCGACCATTCGCGGCACCTCACCGTCGCCAAAGGACTCGACGAGAAGCGGTTGCGCGAACAGATGGAAGCGATCGACAAACTCAACGAAACACTGGATGGCATCACCGTTTTGAAAGGGATCGAGTGCGACATCCTCGAAGATGGTTCGCTGGATTTGCCCGACTCGGTTTTGAACGAACTCGACATCGTTTTGGGTGCCGTTCACTACAAATTCAACCTCTCCAAAAAAGAGCAGACCCGCCGTATCGTCAAGGCGATGCAGCATCCCTGCTTCAACGTTCTGGCCCATCCGACAGGCCGCATCATCGGCCATCGCAATGCCTACGAACTCGATATGGGCGAGATCTTCAAAGCGTGCAAAAACGAACAGGTGGCACTCGAAATCAACGCACAGCCCGAACGGCTCGATCTGAACGACATCTATGCCAAAGTCGCAAAAGAGGAGGGCATCAAACTTTCCGTCGCAACGGATGCGCACGATCCGATGAGCCTCGACTTTATGGAGTACGGTATCAACCAGGCACGCCGGGGGTGGCTCGAAAAAGAGGAGATCCTCAACACCCGAACGCTGAAGCAGCTCAAAGCCCTGTTGAAAAAAGGTTAA
- a CDS encoding DsrE family protein produces the protein MKHIVIFLMTIILSAGFVEADEASVHRVVFDVTTGDVATFEKKILSGIVAHYDHYQGKLEELRSVVVIHGGAYRFFLKNLKNSPYADDTNLSKVHTDLGKRLGSLHENYGVEFRVCSIGLKKRKIDTQNLYPFIQPVFSSLTELIERQNAGFAYIPVP, from the coding sequence ATGAAACATATCGTAATATTTTTGATGACGATCATACTCTCTGCCGGCTTCGTCGAAGCGGATGAAGCATCAGTCCATCGGGTGGTTTTCGATGTGACGACCGGCGATGTCGCAACGTTTGAGAAAAAGATACTCAGCGGTATCGTGGCCCATTACGACCACTACCAGGGAAAACTCGAAGAGCTGCGGAGTGTGGTGGTGATTCATGGGGGAGCCTACCGGTTTTTTCTGAAAAATCTGAAAAACTCCCCTTATGCCGATGATACCAACCTCTCGAAAGTGCACACCGATCTGGGCAAACGGCTTGGATCGTTACATGAAAATTACGGGGTCGAGTTCAGAGTATGTTCCATCGGACTGAAAAAGCGGAAGATCGATACCCAAAACCTCTACCCCTTCATTCAGCCGGTCTTCAGCTCTTTGACCGAACTGATCGAACGGCAAAATGCCGGCTTCGCCTACATTCCGGTACCTTAA
- a CDS encoding copper-translocating P-type ATPase, translated as MKHDHEHHNGDGDANMHDHTTMGHIHHMEDMKRRFIVSVIVTVPILLLSPMIQAWFGFTLDVPYREAVVFILSTFIYLYGGKPFLTMTVDEIKSRKPGMMTLISMAISVAYFYSAMTLVMPDGKAFFWELATLIDIMLIGHYIEAKSVLGAADALQDLVKMMPKTAMRVAKDGTLEEVTVDALEKGDTILVRPGEKVPADGEVREGESMTDEAFLTGESKPIYKKPGSRVYMGSTNLDGALRITITKSGKESYLSQVIALVEEAQRSRSHTQDLANRAAGWLFYAATGVGAVTFAVWSAIASPMDAVLRSVTVLIIACPHALGLAVPLVVAITTSMAAKRGILIRNRQAFETLKSAGAICFDKTGTITEGKLAVHEVVAPESEAALLRYAVSIEQNSEHIIAKSIMAYAKSKGVEPQKAKNFTAYPGIGAKAIVEGHTVMVGGPQLLNKEALQLPETLRQYETSESTKVWVAVDGKVIGVILLTDTIRETSVEAIKALQSLGIETWMLTGDNEAVAKEVAKACGIDHYQADLLPDQKLNIIKQIHDEGKIVAMVGDGINDAPSLLTADIGIAIGAGTDIAIESADIILTKSDLMSVVHAIRLSRATYKKMVQNLWWASGYNIVAIPLAAGVMAPWGIVVDPAVGAVLMSVSTVVVALNAQLLKRAP; from the coding sequence ATGAAACACGATCATGAACACCACAACGGAGACGGAGATGCCAACATGCACGACCACACCACGATGGGGCACATCCACCACATGGAAGATATGAAACGCCGTTTCATCGTTTCGGTGATCGTCACGGTGCCGATTTTACTGCTCTCGCCGATGATCCAGGCGTGGTTCGGCTTCACACTCGACGTGCCTTACCGCGAAGCGGTCGTCTTTATCCTCTCGACTTTCATCTACCTCTACGGCGGCAAGCCGTTTCTGACGATGACGGTCGATGAGATCAAATCACGAAAACCGGGGATGATGACACTCATTTCCATGGCGATCAGTGTCGCCTACTTCTACTCGGCAATGACGCTCGTGATGCCGGACGGCAAGGCCTTTTTCTGGGAACTCGCCACGCTGATCGACATCATGCTCATCGGCCACTACATCGAAGCCAAAAGCGTGCTTGGAGCCGCCGATGCACTGCAGGATCTGGTGAAGATGATGCCGAAGACCGCCATGCGCGTAGCGAAAGACGGTACGCTCGAAGAGGTAACGGTCGATGCTCTCGAAAAGGGTGACACGATTCTCGTGCGTCCCGGGGAGAAAGTACCAGCCGATGGCGAAGTGCGTGAGGGCGAAAGCATGACGGACGAAGCCTTTTTGACGGGCGAGTCCAAGCCCATCTACAAAAAGCCCGGCAGCAGAGTCTACATGGGAAGCACCAATCTCGACGGCGCGCTTCGCATCACCATCACCAAAAGTGGCAAAGAGAGCTATCTCTCACAGGTCATCGCACTGGTCGAAGAGGCGCAGCGGAGCCGGTCGCACACGCAAGACCTCGCCAACCGCGCCGCGGGGTGGCTCTTTTACGCCGCGACAGGTGTCGGCGCCGTGACGTTTGCCGTCTGGTCGGCCATCGCCTCGCCGATGGATGCTGTGTTGCGAAGCGTCACGGTGCTCATCATCGCCTGTCCGCATGCGCTGGGTCTGGCCGTACCGCTGGTTGTGGCCATCACCACGTCGATGGCGGCAAAACGCGGTATCCTCATCCGTAACCGACAGGCGTTCGAGACGCTTAAAAGTGCGGGGGCTATCTGTTTCGATAAAACCGGCACCATCACCGAAGGAAAACTCGCTGTCCATGAGGTCGTCGCGCCCGAAAGTGAAGCGGCTCTGCTTCGCTACGCTGTCTCGATCGAGCAGAACTCCGAGCATATCATCGCCAAATCGATCATGGCGTATGCCAAATCCAAAGGCGTTGAACCGCAAAAGGCCAAAAACTTTACCGCCTATCCCGGCATTGGAGCCAAAGCGATCGTCGAAGGGCACACGGTGATGGTCGGCGGGCCGCAACTTCTGAACAAAGAGGCACTGCAACTTCCCGAAACGCTGAGGCAGTATGAGACGAGCGAATCAACCAAAGTATGGGTTGCCGTCGATGGGAAAGTCATCGGTGTCATTTTGCTGACCGACACGATCCGTGAGACCTCGGTCGAGGCCATTAAAGCGCTTCAGTCGCTTGGCATCGAGACTTGGATGCTCACCGGCGACAACGAAGCGGTCGCCAAAGAGGTGGCCAAAGCGTGTGGCATCGACCACTACCAGGCCGACCTGCTGCCAGACCAGAAACTGAACATCATCAAACAGATCCACGATGAAGGAAAGATCGTCGCGATGGTCGGCGACGGCATCAACGATGCGCCGTCACTTCTGACCGCCGATATTGGCATCGCGATCGGCGCAGGTACCGACATCGCGATCGAGAGTGCCGATATTATTCTCACAAAAAGCGATCTGATGAGTGTTGTTCACGCCATTCGCCTTAGCCGCGCCACCTATAAAAAAATGGTGCAGAACCTCTGGTGGGCGAGTGGCTACAATATCGTCGCCATCCCGCTGGCTGCCGGCGTCATGGCACCGTGGGGCATCGTCGTCGACCCGGCGGTCGGTGCCGTGTTGATGTCGGTCAGTACCGTTGTCGTGGCGCTCAACGCCCAACTGCTCAAGCGGGCGCCATAG